From the genome of Candidatus Defluviilinea proxima:
ATAAAGGTCTCACGCTCGAAATGGCACGTGACCTGATGACAGATGTTTCTTACTTTGGGACGATGATGGTCTTCAAGGGAGATGCGGATGGAATGGTCTCCGGCGCGGTCCACACGACGGCTCATACGATTCTCCCTTCCCTTCAATTTGTGAAAACAAAACCGGGCTTTTCCGTCGTTTCATCCGTGTTCTTTATGGCATTGGACGACCGCGTTCTGGTCTATGGAGATTGCGCGATCAACCCGAACCCCACAGCAGAGCAACTGGCAGAAATCGCCATCTCGTCTGCTGATACAGCCAAAACGTTTGGAATAGAGCCGCGCGTCGCGATGTTGTCCTACTCCACAGGGAAATCCGGTACCGGCGAAGAAGTCGAAAAAGTGCGTAAGGCCACCGAGATCGCGCAGTCCCGCCGCCCAGACTTGATCTTGGAAGGACCGATGCAATACGACGCCGCTGTTTCAAAGGAAGTGGCCGCACAAAAGATGCCCGGCTCCAAAGTTGCGGGGCAAGCCACTGTATTCATCTTCCCCGATCTCAACACCGGTAACAACACATACAAAGCCGTGCAAAGAGAAACGGGAGCCATCGCCATTGGCCCCGTGTTGCAGGGACTCAACAAACCCGTCAACGATCTGAGCCGCGGATGCACCGTGGAAGACATCATCAACACCGTAACCATCACAGCCATTCAGGCACAGAAGGGTTGATCCGATATGAAAATCCTTGTTATCAACGCCGGAAGCTCTTCGATCAAATACCAGCTATTCAATATGGAAACCCAAACCGTGCTGGCTGGTGGTTTGGTGGAACGCATTGGGGAAACAAACGGGCGTATCAAACATAATAACTTCGTCAAAGCCGATGCAAAACCCACGGTCAAGGAAGCTCGCATCCCTTCCCATAAAGAGGGACTCACGGATGTTGTTCAACTATTGCTCGACCCTGAGATCGGCGTGATCGCATCGCCGGATGAAATTCGCGCAGTGGGACATCGCGTTGTGCATGGCGGAGAAAAATTCAGCCATCCAACTGTCCTCGATCAGGAAATCCTCGGCGCAATCGATGCTCTTTCCTCGTTGGCTCCGCTCCATAACCCGGCCAATGTTGCAGGGATCCGTGTGGCCATGGAAATGTTCCCCAACGCCACACAGGTCGCTGTCTTTGATACGGCCTTTCACCAGACCATGCCAGCGTATGCCTATCGTTATGCCATCCCAAACAAGTTTTATGACGAGGATCATATCCGTGTGTATGGATTTCACGGCACGTCACATTTGTATGTCTCGAAAGTCGCGGCAGAGCATCTCGGCAAGCCCCTTGAAAGCACAAACCTGATCACAGCCCACTTGGGGAACGGAGCCAGCATCACAGCCATTGCTGGGGGCAAATCCGTGGATACATCCATGGGATTCAGTCCCCTGCCCGGACTCATCATGGGCACACGCAGTGGTGACGTGGACCCGGCAGTCATCTTCCATCTTGCCAAGTCGCAGAACCTCTCCCCCGCTGAGATCGATGGAATGCTCAACAAACGAAGCGGACTGCTCGGCATCTGCGGCGATAACGATCTGCGTGACGTGGAACGCCGCATGGACGAGGGTGACGAGTCAGCTAAATTGGCTTTCGAGATGTACACGTATCGCATCAAGAAATATATCGGCATGTACACCGCCGCGCTCGGGCGCGTGGATGCGCTCGTCTTTACCGCAGGCGTTGGCGAAAACAGCGACAAGGTTCGGGAAGCTGTTTGTGCAGGTCTCGAAAACCTGGGATACGCTCTCGACACTGCCAAGAACGCAAAAGGCAAATCGGGCAAAGTGACCGAAATTCAAACGGCGGATAGTTCAGCCAAGATATTGATCGTCGCTACGAATGAGGAGTTGGAAATTGCGCTGCAAACGGAGTCGTTGATTAAGGGGTAGGAAGTTAATGTCTATCAACAGATGTACAAAACAAAATTGCCTTCAGCTTTTGACTGAAGGCAATTTTGTTTGTTGAAAAACTATTCAACCTATCGAGTGGATTTAGAGTCAAGTCTTGGTGAAGAATATTTCGGATTTATTCTATATAACCCTCAAAATATTTTGACTTTCCGTAATTCCCCAGTTTTCTCGTTACGTTCAAAGTGCATAGAGCTTACTTTGTCTGCGATGACATCCTCAATAATCTTGATTGCCTTCCTAATAGGAAGTCGTATCAGAACATTCTTTTTTTCCCAATCGGAGCATAGTAAAACTCCAATAGCATTGCCTTCTTCCGAGAATTCCGTGAAAATTACATAAGCATGAACAAACTGGTGAGTTAGTAATTTGAGGGACAGTTCCTTCTCTACTCCCGAATTCAGCTCGAATATTTCGTCAATATCATATTTAGTGTAGTCATCTACAATTTTTCCTTTGTTAGGATAAGTAATGAACTTATACTTTCTCTGACTTGTTCGGTCAGTAAGTTTTCCTGCTTCAATCAATGCTCGAATGCTAAAAAAAGTCAGCATCAATTCTCGCTCAAATAAAACAATTGACCTCTCTGGCCAATAATGTTGATTAAGCCTTTTTCTTAAGGCTCGGACATCTTGCCCTAATTTCTCTTTCCAAATTACTGAATCAATCATAAGCTATTGAATGGTAAGCCAACAACGGCACTGCCTGCCTTCAGGCAGAATAAGGCAAAGCCGATTTGGCGAAAAATTTTCGATGATAGAACAACTTCTTTTTGGGATGTAATTTTCACAAGTCAGGTGTGCCTTTGTTGAAAAGCAATTTTATTAGAACTCATTATGAAAAAACATAAACAACAATGGCTACAATAAGGCAAAGAGTGATAACGATTGCGAAAGAACCTATTTGAAGCATTATGTTTAGAATATTTACACCTGGTAGCCGCGTACCTGCTTTTTCTTCCATTTTCTTGGCTTCCTGAACGTAAATGTAATTCACGATAAGACCAGGGAAAAAGAAAAAGAAATACAAGAAGAAAACAAACACAGCAATTCCAGTATAGCTCTTCATTCTTGCAGTGGAGACTTCAAGATCAATAGGTTTTATTGTTTGGGCAATGCTTACTGCTGGGGAAGAGGTTGATATTGACAAGTTTATTCCACATAACAAACAAAAATTAGAGTTTTCTGGAACAGAAGCTCCGCACTTTGGGCAAAATTTCACTTCCATGTTTGGTATCCTTTCAAGACCAAGGTTAGAAGCACCTAAAACATCAAGAAAAATGCTTGAGTTCTGGCGGTGTATCTACTTCACTTAGAAGCTTGACGACTCTTTCATCATCAAAGTCAATTTTCATCATGAGACTTGAGCCAGGCTGACGAGGCTTATCTCCATATATCTTTTTTATTTCAGTTTTGTCTCGTGATTGAATTGGATAATATTGTACATGGTTCCGCAATGCTAGGTTTGTATCATAAATAAGGGATAGTTCAATAATATTATTGGTGGTCTCTAACCATGTGTGAGGACTGAATTGTCCCCCATAGTTATAAACACCCTCAATAAAAATAGCATCTGGTGGAAGGATTTCAGGATAGTCCAAAAAAGCTCTTACTGCATTAGCAAGGCATTCTCCTAGTCGAGCGTCAAGAATTTCCGCTATTCTCTTTGAGAGAATCCAATCTACCTTTTTGGTCGATTCCACTTCTCATTTTCCTTTCTAATACTTTCATCTAATCCCAACCATAATGCTAACACACCTTACTTTTCCCTCACTATAAAACAAAAAGTGCCTTTCGCACAATGACGAAAGGCACTTTTTTTCTTGAAAAGCTCCTCGACCTGGACTCGAACCAGGAACCTAGCGGTTAACAGCCGCTCGCTCTGCCGATTGAGCTATCGAGG
Proteins encoded in this window:
- a CDS encoding acetate kinase, coding for MKILVINAGSSSIKYQLFNMETQTVLAGGLVERIGETNGRIKHNNFVKADAKPTVKEARIPSHKEGLTDVVQLLLDPEIGVIASPDEIRAVGHRVVHGGEKFSHPTVLDQEILGAIDALSSLAPLHNPANVAGIRVAMEMFPNATQVAVFDTAFHQTMPAYAYRYAIPNKFYDEDHIRVYGFHGTSHLYVSKVAAEHLGKPLESTNLITAHLGNGASITAIAGGKSVDTSMGFSPLPGLIMGTRSGDVDPAVIFHLAKSQNLSPAEIDGMLNKRSGLLGICGDNDLRDVERRMDEGDESAKLAFEMYTYRIKKYIGMYTAALGRVDALVFTAGVGENSDKVREAVCAGLENLGYALDTAKNAKGKSGKVTEIQTADSSAKILIVATNEELEIALQTESLIKG
- a CDS encoding zinc ribbon domain-containing protein; translated protein: MEVKFCPKCGASVPENSNFCLLCGINLSISTSSPAVSIAQTIKPIDLEVSTARMKSYTGIAVFVFFLYFFFFFPGLIVNYIYVQEAKKMEEKAGTRLPGVNILNIMLQIGSFAIVITLCLIVAIVVYVFS